ATCCAGGATGTCCGAGGCGCTGGAGCCCGCGCTCGCCGGGGCGGGCGTGGGGGCCGCGCGCGCCGCGGGCGCCGGAGCAGCGGGGGGCGGAGGCGGCGCGGCGTTCGGGTCGACGATGTCGCTGATGCGCTTCACGACCGTCTTGCCGCTCATGTCCACGACCTTGAACTCCTCCTCCTCCGGGAGCTCGTCCGCCGCCTGCTGCTGCTTGCCCGTGTCGGGCTTGAAGCGCTTCTTCTCCACCGGCTCCTGGCCGCGGTAGTGGCGCAGGATGGCGTGCTCGATTTCACGGTCGCCCGCCACCATGGGGACCACGCGGGCGCGGCTGCGCGCCGCGACCTGGTCCAACGTGGCCAGGTCCGTGGGGTCGGACATCGCCAGCACCAGCGTCTTCCCGTTGTCCTTGAGCTGCACGGGGAAGATGCCCTTCTGCTCGGCGAGCCCCACGTCCACGCGCGCGAGCGCCGCCGCGTCCTTCGTCAGGTTGCCCAACTGCACGCGCGGCATTCCCAGGCCCTGGCAGATGGCCTGGGTGATGGTCTCCTCGGAGGCCAGGCCCAGGTCCGAGACGACGCGCGACACGCGTCCACCCCACTGGTCCAGCGAGGCGAGCGCGCTGCGCAGCTGCAGCTCGTCGATGACGCGCGCCTTGATGAGGATGTCCGCGATGCGATTCCGGGAAGGGGGAGCCATGGGGTGGGGATTCTAGCGTCTGATGGCGCGGACGCTCAGTCCACGTCACCGAACAGGCAAGGAGGCTGGACCATGCAACCGTTCGCGGATGCCGCCACCCAGATGTGCCCGTACTGCGGTGAGGAGGTCGAAGTCGACGTGGACTCGCTGGGCGCCTCCTCCGAGTCCTACGTGGAGGACTGCCCCGTCTGCTGCCGCCCCTGGCAGGTGCGCGTCACCCGGGACGAGGACGGCGCCGCCGTGACGCTCGGCCGCGACGACGACTGAGCCTGGCCCCCCCGCCAGGAGGGCAGGCGGGCAGGCACGAAGGCCTTTCGCGGGGGCTCCAGGGCGTGCGGGGGCGTTCCTTGACACGTCCCGAAGCATGGTTCTCTTGAGTCTTGTGAGGCGCTGCCGGGCACCCCCGAAGAACGGGGCCCCGGACGCCGATTCAACAACGACCGTGAACCCGCACGACGTGCGTCCAGACGGACGTCACGAACAGGAGACGACCATGCTGAACAGCCGCTATCCCTTCAACAACGCCGCCGTCACCCACCCGCTGCTGCGCGACTTCGACTTCCTCTTCCGCGAGCTGGCCTCGCCGGGCGTCCGCAACGACGCCGAGCGCACCGTCACGCCCGCGGCGGACATCCTGGAGGCCGAGTCCGGCATCACGCTGCGCGTGGACCTGCCGGGCCATGACGCGAAGGCCATCCAGGTGAAGGTGGAGGACGGGGTGCTGACCGTGCGCTCCGAGCGCAAGGCCGAGACCGTGCCGGAGGGCAGCACCCTGCGGCGCCAGGAGCGCGCCTCGGGTGTGTACGCGCGCCAGTTCCGCCTGCCGGAGACGGTGGACGCGACCCGCGTGGAGGCCCGCTACGACAATGGCGTGCTCACCCTCACCCTGCCGCGCCGCGAGGAGACCAAGCCCCGCGTCGTCGAGGTGAAGGTCCAGGGTTGATGCGCATGCATCAACACCCCATCAGGGAGGCCGCTGTCCTCGCTGCGGCGAGGCGCGGCGACTCCCGCAAGCATCCTTGCGACCCGAGGGCTTCCGCGGTGGCCGGCGGAAGCCCCCGTCCCATCACTTGCGAGCAGCGCTGGTGTTGAGCGCCAGCGGCACCCGGAACAGCTCCATCACCTGCGTGACGTCCAGCGGCTTGGCCAGGCACGCCACCGCGCCGGCCTGCTTGGACTGCTCCACGACGTCGGGCGTGTGATTGCTCGTCATGGTGATGAGGCGCACGCCCTCCATCTGCTTGCGCGCGCGGATGCGCTTGCAGACCTCGATGCCGTCGATGTCCGGCATGTTGAGGTCGATGATCATTCCGTGCGGCTTCTGCTCCGACACCAGCAGCAGCGCCTCCACGCCGCTCGTGGTGGTCTGGAGCTCCACCTGGTTCGCGTGCGGCTTGAACGCGCGCTTGATGGCGTCCAGCACCGGGCGCTCGTCGTCCACGACCAGCAGGCGCACCGTGCTGCTGCCCAGTTCCTCGGGCACGGGCATCTGGTGGGTGACCAGGAAGGTGCGCAGGTCCGTCGAACGCACCCGGCGGTGACCGCCCGGAGTCCGGAAGGCCATCAGGATGCCGCGGTCAATCCACTTGCTCACCGTCGACGGGTCCACCTGAAGCAACCGACTGATGTCGTGCGTCGTGTAGAGCTGGTCCGTCATCGCCGTACTCCCCTCGGACTGCATCGTTCCACTAGCCATGGAAATAAACACCTACCTTGAATGCGGGGTTTGATCAACCCACCCTACGACGTGCTGCGTTTATCTGTGCTTCTCATCAGACCCACGGCGTCTTCCCAACGGCCACTGGCACGGAGGCACAGCTCCACAAGCTCACGGGCGGCTCCGTGACCGCCCACGTTCGTCGTAACGAAGTCCGCTTCCTGGCGCACCTCAGGAACAGCATCCGCCGGACAGGCGGAAAGCCCTGAGAGTGACATGGGGTCCAGGTCGTTCAGGTCGTCTCCCATATACGCGCACTGATTCGCGGGTATCTGGAGTTGGGCGAGCAATTCAAGGAAGGCGGGACCCTTCTCCTTGCGGCCCTGGAAGATGGCGGCGAGGCCCAATTCCCGGCCTCGCGCTTCGACGATGCGGGACGAGCGCGCGGTGAGGATGGCGGCGGGCAGGCCCACCAGCCGGGCCATGACGAGCGCATGGCCGTCCTTCACGTTGA
This DNA window, taken from Corallococcus coralloides DSM 2259, encodes the following:
- a CDS encoding CPXCG motif-containing cysteine-rich protein, producing MQPFADAATQMCPYCGEEVEVDVDSLGASSESYVEDCPVCCRPWQVRVTRDEDGAAVTLGRDDD
- a CDS encoding Hsp20/alpha crystallin family protein — its product is MLNSRYPFNNAAVTHPLLRDFDFLFRELASPGVRNDAERTVTPAADILEAESGITLRVDLPGHDAKAIQVKVEDGVLTVRSERKAETVPEGSTLRRQERASGVYARQFRLPETVDATRVEARYDNGVLTLTLPRREETKPRVVEVKVQG
- a CDS encoding KdsC family phosphatase; its protein translation is MPTEAPSKPGKEELTSRASRVRLLVFDVDGVLTDGGLYYGDNGEVMKRFNVKDGHALVMARLVGLPAAILTARSSRIVEARGRELGLAAIFQGRKEKGPAFLELLAQLQIPANQCAYMGDDLNDLDPMSLSGLSACPADAVPEVRQEADFVTTNVGGHGAARELVELCLRASGRWEDAVGLMRSTDKRSTS
- a CDS encoding general secretion pathway protein GspE — protein: MAPPSRNRIADILIKARVIDELQLRSALASLDQWGGRVSRVVSDLGLASEETITQAICQGLGMPRVQLGNLTKDAAALARVDVGLAEQKGIFPVQLKDNGKTLVLAMSDPTDLATLDQVAARSRARVVPMVAGDREIEHAILRHYRGQEPVEKKRFKPDTGKQQQAADELPEEEEFKVVDMSGKTVVKRISDIVDPNAAPPPPPAAPAPAARAAPTPAPASAGSSASDILDEILAGGAPTNEWTEEDLARLQTVQQNQEKSSKILRALLELVFEKGAVQQRELAARMRV
- a CDS encoding response regulator translates to MASGTMQSEGSTAMTDQLYTTHDISRLLQVDPSTVSKWIDRGILMAFRTPGGHRRVRSTDLRTFLVTHQMPVPEELGSSTVRLLVVDDERPVLDAIKRAFKPHANQVELQTTTSGVEALLLVSEQKPHGMIIDLNMPDIDGIEVCKRIRARKQMEGVRLITMTSNHTPDVVEQSKQAGAVACLAKPLDVTQVMELFRVPLALNTSAARK